Within Candidatus Cloacimonadota bacterium, the genomic segment ATAAATAATTAACAATATTAAAAGGGAATAAATTAGAACATGCGGAAGCGAATTTTTGGTTTACAATTTGAGCCACGTAAGCCCCTACAATTACAGATAAATCTATTATGAACTCCATTCTAACAAATAAAATTTATTTAATGAATGATTAACAAAATTTTTTATGCAATTTGAAATTGCTCAACTGAATTCATGTCAAGAATTTCCGGAATTTTCTCCCCACTCCCGAGAATATAAAAATTCATAATTCTCGCCACATTTTAGATTCTGATTTTACTTGTATTTGTTGATGATCTAGCAAATCTAATATTGACTTTATGAAATTGATTCCACTAAATTTATTGACGCAATGATTCAATAAACAGCAATCGAGTGCTATAAAATATTACTCTGCTTGTATAAAAAGTTAGAGAAACCAGAAAGGAAACATTTATGCAGGATAAACCAAGGGTAGCGGTGATAGGATCCGGGTCATGGGGTTTTAACCATGTGAGGACATTTTACAACCTCCCGACATGCGAGCTGGTGGGCGTAAGTGATTTCAGCGAGAAGAATCTTAAGAGAGTAAAAACACAATTCCCGGAAGTAAGAACAACAACAAAGTATACTGATTTCACACACAGTGATGAGATCGATGCTGTCGTCATTCCATCCAGCGCAGAAACCCATTACGAGATCGCCAAGAATGCGCTCCTGCACGGTAAACACTGTCTCGTGGAAAAACCGATCACGTTGGACATCGATGAAGCACAGGAGCTGGTGAACTTAGCACAAGAAAAAGATCTGGTTTTGATGGTCGGACATCTGCTGCTCTATCATGGTGCAGTGGTTTATCTCAAGAAACTCGTCGATGAAAAAGCTATCGGTGATATGCTGTACCTTTACTCACAGCGTGTAAACCTGGGCAAGGTGAGATCAAATGAGAATGCACTGTGGAGTTTTGCTCCACACGATATTTCGATCATGTTGTATCTGATCGATTCCAAGCCTGTACGAGTATCTGCAACAGGACAGAGTTTCCTCCAGAAAAAGAACAATATTCACGATGTGGTATTCTTCACTATATATTTTGAGAACGGAACGATCGCAACAGGTCAGGTCAGCTGGCTTGATCCGCATAAGATCAGGAAATTCACCATTGTGGGAAGCGAAAAGATGGTTACCTTTGATGATATGGAAGTGAGAGAGAAAATAAGAATATATGATAAAGGTGTGGATGCATCTGATGTTTCCTATGATTCCTTTGCTGAGTCCCTTTCCATTCATGACGGAGATATCTCAATCCCTAAAATTACCCTTACTGAACCCCTCAAACGAGAGGATGGTCATTTTATCGACTGCATTATTAATAAGAAAAAACCTCTTACGGATGGACAGAATGGCCTTGATGTGCTCAAAGTTCTCGTCGCAGCCCAGACTTCTCTCGAGAACTATGGTGAACCGCAAGAACTTGCATAAGGAGTAGTATGAACAATTATATTTCTGAAAAAGCAACAATAGGAAAAGATACAAAGATAGGCTTAAACGTTATCATAGAAGATAATGTGATCATAGGAGATAACTGCCTTATCGGTCATAACATCATCATTCATGAAGGATCGAAGATCGGTAGTGGCGTACGCATAGATGACGGAACGATCGTTGGTAAAGAGCCCCTCTTTTCACCGAGAAGTATTTTCAAAAAGAAGACCTTTGACCCTGCGCAGATTGGTGATGATTGTCTCATCGGAGTAAATGTGGTCATATATGTGGGATGTGTGATAGGAGATAAAAATCTCATCGCAGATTTCTCGACCATTCGTGAAAATGTAAAAGTTGGAGACATAAATATCATCGGCAGGAACGTGACCATTGAGAACTTCGTGAACATCGGGAGCAGATGTAAGTTCGAGACCAATGTGTATATTACAGCTTATTCTGAGGTTGGTGATTACTGCTTTGTCGCACCCTGTGTGGCAACAAGCAATGATAATTATATGGCTCGTGACAAAGAGCGTTATAACCACTTCAAAGGTGTGACACTTAAGACCGGTGCACGAATAGGTGTGAACGCAACCATCCTACCGGGTAAGATCATTGAGGAAGATGGTATGGTCGCTGCTGGTTCAGTTGTCTCAAAAAATGTTCCCAAAGAAAAAGTTGTACTTGGACATCCTGCAAAAGTGATTCGGGATGTTGATGAAAAGCAATTACTGAAAAATAATCTTGATAAATAATACTTGAACCATGAAAGTCACTAATGGAAACAGAAGCTTTTTTTATTTTAAAATTTATATTTCTTTGTTTCGCGATTTTCGTGTATTTCGTGGTTACATAAAAGGAGAAATGAATGAAAGTCCCAATGCTTGATCTTAATGCACAATATGAACCTATGAAGGAAGATGTATTGAATGCTATGAAGGACGTGTTTGAATCCAAGCGGTTCATCAACGGTCCTCAGATAAAAGAGCTCGAAGAAAAACTGGCTGAGTATTGCCATTGCAAACACGCGATCGGTGTTACTTCAGGAACCGATGCGCTGCTTATCTCGCTCATGGCTTTTGATATCGGTGAAGGTGATGAAGTGATCACCACACCCTTTACCTTTTTTGCCACTGCAGGTTCTGTATTCCGTACCGGTGCAAAACCGGTATTCGTTGATATCGATCCCAAGACCTACAACATCGATCCCGACCTGATCGAAGCAAAGGTCACGGAAAAGACCAAAGCGATTATGCCCGTTCATCTGTTCGGCCAATGTGCCGAGATGGACAGAATCAATGAGATCGCAAAGAAGCATAATCTATTCGTGATAGAAGATGCTGCTCAGGCAATCGGTTCTGAGTACAAAGGAAAACGGGCAGGATCACTGGGTGATGTTGGCTGCTTCTCATTCTTCCCGAGCAAGAACCTTGGTTGCTGCGGCGATGGTGGACTCGTTACGACAAACGATGATGAACTTGCTGAAAAGATCAGAATACTTCGTCAGCACGGCAGCAAACCAAAATATTACCATAAGATCATCGGCGGTAATTTCCGGATAGATACAATTCAGGCAACAGTGCTTCTTGAAAAGTTCCCTTACCTCGAAGAGTGGCATAAAGGACGCCAGAAAAATGCGAACTATTATAATGAACATCTGAAAGATGTAATTATTACACCGTATGTGGAATCCTACAATAAAATGATCTATAACCAGTACACGATCCGAACTCTCAAGAGAGATGAGCTGCAGAACAAACTCGATGAAGCAAATGTTGGCAACGCGATCTACTATCCAGTTCCATTGCATCTGCAGGAATGTTTTGCATTTCTCGGTTACAAAGAAGGCGATCTCCCTGAATCTGAAAAAGCAGCGGATGAAGTTATCTCAATTCCCATATATCCCGAACTTACAAAGGAACAAAAGGATTATGTTATCAGTGTAGTTAAAGAAATCTAAAAAATATATTTAAAAGTACTCACAGGGCTGGAGAAATTCAGCCCTATTTTTATTACGGTTTTAATTTCAAATACAAAACTTGAGTAAGGTTTTATTGACAAAATTTATTAAGGTAACGGTCATTACCTTAACAGAGGTTACCTTATGAGATTTGATCAATATGTCCCAAAAATCACAAGTTTGTCTTTGAGCAGGAAGAACGGGTAGTAAGTACATTTTATCATAGGTAAATCTATAGAGCTGCTTGCTGAAATGATCTCATCAATGAATTCCATATGAATACTTTTCATAATCCTTGACGTTATGAATATGAATATTTAAAAAAATTATAAAATTTATGAAGGTGCCCTATGCTCATTAAAACATATTTATTAGTAGTGATTTCCTGCCTATTAGTTGCTCAGCTCTATTCCTTTGCAGGAGGAGACGGCTCAGCGTCTGATCCTTGGCAGATCGCAACTGCTTCACATTTAAATGAAGTAAGAAATTATCTCGGGACAACACATGCAGATAAACATTTCATCCTGATAAATGATATCGATCTAGATATCTCCCCTTATAATGTCGATCCGGGCTGGGAACCGATAGGGAATGCATCAAACCAGTTTACGGGAAATTTCAACGGCTGCAACTACAGAGTTGAAAACCTATTCAGCAATCGACCTGATAATTGGTATATTGGATTATTTGGTTATGTTGGTTCAAGTGCTCAAATAACAGGTCTCATTTTAACAGGAGTAGATGTTACCGGTTATAGTATGGTCGGGGGCGTTGCTGGATTTCAAAAAGGTGCAATTTCAAGCTGCTCAATAAGTGGCAGTATAACTGCTGAATCAAGAGTAGGTGGTTTGACAGGACGTAATGAAGGCACAATCGATAACTGCTCTTCCTCTGGAACGATCACTGCAACCACGGGGAATAATGCTGGCGGATTAGTGGGGCGTCACTACGCTGGAAGTATAACATATAGTTTTTCGTCATGCCAGGTTTTGGGGTACGGCAACAACAGTTTTGGAGGTCTGGTCGGATGGAATGAAAGTACGATCGATCATTGTCATGCTGCCGGTGATGTCGATGGCTATCTCTATACTGGAGGTCTCGTGGGAAGAAATTACGATGGAACGATAAGTTATTCTTATGCGACCGGCAATGTGACCAGCACCACAAATTGTACAGGCGGTCTGGTTGGTTCGAACGGTGGGCTGCCCGGAATGGATGATCCGATCATTCAGTATTGTTATGCGACAGGTGATGTTGACGGTGACGGAAGTGTCGGTGGTCTTGCGGGTGAGAATCTAAACCTGATATCAAATTCCTATGCAACCGGTTCAGTGCATGGCACCAACTCTGTTGCCTATCAGAAAGGTATTGGTGGGCTGGTCGGCGAACAGGGTGAAGATGCAATCGTGGAGTATTCTTACTCAGTCGGAAATGTATCTGGAAATTCTCCAACCGGTGGCTTGATAGGATATAATAACCGGGGTATCGTGCAATATGGATTTTGGAATATCGAGACTTCCTCCCAGTCCTCGAGTGCTGGAGGAGTCGGGCTAACAACAAACCAGATGATCCAGAAAGATTCTTTTACAAATTGGAACTTTGTCGATACATGGATATTGGAAGAAAATGTGACCTATCCCTATCTTATAAGCATTCCGCAAAATCCACCTCCATCTCCATTCCTGCCTGCACCAACAGGGCTGACGGTTGATCCTATTACAGGGCTTTTTTCCTGGAATGAACCGGATTATTCAGGGATTGTTCTTCTTCATTATGATGTCTATCTCGACGGCAGCTATGTTGCTTCAACAGGTGATTTATTTTACCTGTATGAGGATCTTGTTAATGGGCAGCAATATATCGCAGGGGTAAAAGCTATATACGATGAGGGGGAGTCAGCAATAATTTCGATCCAATTCACCTATCAGGGGGTTGGAGTTAGCAATAATGATTTACAGAATTTCGAATTTCTTTCATGTTTTCCTAATCCTTATTCCCATGGAACGACAATTCATTTTTATCAGAAGGATGGTTCATCTTGCACTTTGACCATTTTTAATCAAAAGGGACAGAAAGTTCGAACACTCCTTCAAAATGAATTTGTTCAGAATGAATTTTCAATTTTCTGGGATGGCAAGGATGATTATAGGAATGATCTGGAAAATGGAATATATTTCTACAAATTACAATACGATGATAATCAGTCTTTTGGAAAGATGGTTATGATTAAATAGAATTGGCTGTAAAAAAATGGGGTGGATGATGGGATTCGAACCCACAACAACTGGAACCACAATCCAGGGCTCTGCCATTGAACTACATCCACCACATAATGGTCGGGGTGCCGAGATTCGAACTCGGGACCTCTTGAACCCCATTCAAGCGCGCTAGCCGGGCTGCGCCACACCCCGAAAAGAGATACTCTTGTACAAATGAAGTGTAATTTCGGTCAAGTTTTTCAAATAACTCAAAAAGTATATGAACAAAAACTAAGATGACAATGATATTCCCTTCAACATTTCTTTGTGAACTTTTCCATTCGAAGCGACAATCTCTTTATCAAATATTGAAAATTGTAACCCATCAAATGTCGTAACTTTCCCGCCAGCTTCTTCAACAATGATCAATCCCGCTGCAGTATCCCACGGAAAAAGCTCGAGTTCCCAATAGCCATCAAATATACCACATGCAACATAACACATATCAAGTGCTGCAGCGCCTGGACGTCTTATACCACGACATTGTTTTATCATTTTTGAAAAATATCTGATATTATTTCTTTCTTCATTATACATGTCATATGGAAAACCTGTTGCAAGAAGGGATTTTGAAAAATCTGCATTGTAAGAGACTGAAATGGTTTGATCGTTTCTGAAACTGCCTTTGCCTTTTTCAGCATAAAACAATTCATCGAGGATGGGATTATATACAACACCGAGGATACTTTCATCATCTTTTTGGAGTGCTATTGAAACGCACACAAAAGGAAATCCGTGAACATAATTTGTCGTACCATCCAATGGATCGATCACCCAACGATAGGATTGGTTATTATCCTGTTTATGCTTAGTTTCTTCAGTAAGGATATTGTGTTTGGGATAATATTTTGAGATTGTTTCTATTACTACTGCTTCAGCTTCTTTATCGACATTTGTCACCAAATTGATTCGCCCTTTATAGTCGATTTCCTTCTTTTTATGAAAATTCTCTTTGATAATTTCACTGCCTTTTCGAGCAGCTTCTATAGCAATATCAAGATAGGATTTCATTTATCTTTCCTTTGCAGCTCCTTTAAGATTAAACAGTTTTCTCCCATGCGCCAAGACTTGTGAGAAATTCTGGGGATGGAAGAGTAAATATTTCTGGGTGTAACAGCTGCTCCAGCATCCATCGCAGGTCGAATATTCTTCAAGGGTTCTACGATATTGGTCGTTTTCCATGATATTTTCAAGGTCTTGGTCAAGCAGATTTCCAACCGCATCACCTTTACAGAGATGAACCTCTCCATTATGCATAATTGTTAGACGTGTTGCAGTTCTCTTACCGTCGACAAATGGACAGAAATCCGGGAAATCATTATCAAGAATGCGCGGAATGCCTTCAATAAATGAATTAAGGTTAAGGATCGAAGGATTATCTGTAAGAAAATCAATTGTATTGTGCAAGGCTTCGGCATCTGTGATCTTCATCTCATCATCTTCTTTTGTCGTATCGAGCAGAGAATGATAAACACCAACCGTTACTTCCCATCCTGCATCCTTACTTGCTTCAATTATTTCCGGAACTTGATGGAGATTCTTTGCACTGAGAACGCAGTTCACATACGTAAAGGAAGAGGAGTTGAATTCCTTTTTGCGTTCAGTTATTTTTTTCATGTTCGACAAGATTATTGCAGGATGATTTTCCACCCCCCTGAGATAGGAACCGGTTTCTTCAAGCCCATCTAACGATGTCTGGATATTTATACCGTTCTTCAAACAAAAATCAATGACATCAGAAATTTTCTCATAATCGAAGTACAATCCTGTCACAAGAGAAACGGAAAGAGGAAATGTTTTTTGAGCGTGCTTTAGTATTTCAATAATATCTGGATGCAAGAGCGGTTCACCGCCACTGATCATGCCAACGAGACTGCCGTATTTTTTTAATCTTCGGAGTACAAGCATGTATTCTGACAAACTCATATAAGGATTACCAGTTAGATCTTCGTGGATGTTGCATTGCCGGCAGCGTTGATTGCACAGACGGGTAATTTTTATTTCCGTAACGGAATTTATCGGTTTATTCTGAAGGAAGTGTTGCGCTACTTTCGGAAGTGTTTTGAGCAGTTTTTTTTTTCTCATTGATTCTTTCTAAATTTTTTTGAGCAAGTTCAAAATTAGGGTCGAGTTCAAGTGCTTTTTTCAAAAGGACGATTGCCTGGTCGAGTTGTCCGTCTTGTTCATAAATAACTGCAAGATTATTCAAGGTCTTTTTCTCTTCTTTTTTTTCGAGAATTTCTTCATACAGTTCGCGGCATTTCTCGATATTACCCTCTGCCTGGAAAAGGAACGCATAATTGTATTTCGCTTCGATGAATTCCGGATCTAATTCCATTGCATGAAAGAAATGTTCTTTCGCTTTCTCGATCTTGCCTTTTGTCGAATAATAGATACCAAAATAGTAGTGAAGATCAGCCGAATCGGGGAAGACTTCCAGGTATTTTTTAAGATCATTATACGCTTTGTCAAAGTGCTGCTGAGCATAGTTATACGCAATGCGCTGTATAAACTCACTTTCGGACAAAACCATACCAGATTCACCAAACACCTTTTCTTTTATGAACCAATTACCGTTTATTCTTTGAAGAACGAGAGATAGGGGATATTTGCCATTGATCTCAAATTCGACGATTGCCTGATCCTGCTCCTTGCTCAGAGCGGAACGAACAAGATCGTATTCTTTGATCGCCTTGAATGCTTTCAATCCGAGATTTCGCTTTAGATAATTTTGGACCAAAACATCACCTTTATAGATGTCGTGATGAACAAGAAGTCGAAGGGATTTCTCGTGATCATAATTGATGACATATTCCAGGAATTTCTGAGCTATATCCTCGTGAGTTTCAATTGTTTTCTTGATTTGCGGGATGCCAAGTTCTTGCCTAACAAAATTGTATGTTAGGTGACCTTTGAGTGCTTGCTCGTGATTCTTTAAAAATTTATCGATCTTCTTTTTTCCCTGCTCTGTTTCAGCATATGCCCGAGGGGTTTTATTATCGAAGGATGGATTTTCAGTCTTTAACCACTCATTAAGATGCAGATCAAGAAGCTCCTGCTGCTCGGTGATAGATTCCGAATAATTGTTCAACTGGAGATTCTTTTTTTCATGGGTGCTTTTAAGCGCATATTTACAATCCGAAGGACAGTCCATCTTTATGCGAATCTCATTGCAGCAATGAAAGCAGATCTTTTTATGGGTTTTGGGACATGTTCTCGTTGCTTTATGCTTTTTACATAATTGGCAGCGTTTGGGCTGGAGTATTCCAAAATAGGTCTTCATATGATGTCTTTCTTATACGGTTTGATAAGTTTCCGGATTAGGAGGTATTGATTGTTTAAAGCGATTTCTCTTTACGATTGATTTAACATGTTGTATTTGTTCTTCTGTAAATCCTTGTGATAGTAATTGATTTAGGGAGAGTTTTTTCTCATATAAAGCATATAATATTTCATCTGCATCTTTATATGAAAGTCCGAGTTCTTCTTCATCGGTTTGACCTTCCCACAGATCGGCAGTAGGGGATTTTTGTATGATGTTTTTGGGAACACCCATCATTTCTGCAAGTTTCCATACTTCTGATTTATACAAGCAGCCGAGTGGTTCGAGTGCACAGGCACCGTCACCATATTGTGTAACATAACCAAATAGTAGTTCCGTTTTATTGCCTGTACCAAGAACAAGAGCATGTTCCTTTGCAGCAAGGTCATAGAGTGTGGACATGCGCATTCGTGCTTTCATGTTCCCTTTTCGCAATCTGTCTGCTTCCGGCTCATAGGTCTCGAAATAGGCATCGACCATTGGCGTGATCTCACGAACATAATATTTCATTCCGAGATTTTCTGCAACTAATTTGCCATCATCGAAACTGTCATTCCTGCTGGTTTTGTAAGGCATGAGTACGCCGATCATATTTTCTCTGCCAAGTGCTTCAACCGCAAGATAAGCTACTAAAGAAGAATCTACTCCGCCAGAAAGTCCAATAATGCCTTTTGAAAAACCTGCGTTTTTGAAATAGGTTTTGATAAATGTAATAATTTTATCTTTTTCTGAGTTCAAATCGATATTGCGCATCACATAACCTTTATATCATCAATAGAATTTACCACAAAATCCGAAGCTGGTTCGAGCAGTTCAGCTCCATCCTTGCCTGTAAGTACAGCAATTGTAAGTGTACAACCAGCATTTTTTGCCATATCCATGTCCAATGTGCTGTCACCGATAACAGCAGTATGTTCCGGAGTTTCATTAAGGAGTTCACATACATAATGCACCATATCTGGAGCTGGCTTATCATTTTTTGTGCTGTCTGCACCGGAAATCGCATCGATGTATTCCAGCGCATTAAATGCTTCCATGATCTTTTCACAGCGAACCGCAAGGTCGGATGTAGCAACAGCAATCTTTATCTTATTATCTTTGAGAGATTTAAAAAGTCCGTGTATATCTCCCAGTGGCATCGCAATTTCACGAAGATCGACAATACTGTCCACTTCTCCAAAAATCTTATGAGTAGCTTGATATGCAGTCGGTCGATCAAAACCGAAATCCACTAATTTCATAATAACTTTTTTTTCAGTTATCGGTCTGGAATCAGTTAAGATCGCAACATCGAGAATATTAGTGGAAAACGGATCTGCACCCATCGAACGAATGATCTCATTCACTTTTTCTTGCGTGAGGTCAAAATGTTTGCCCAATAATCGAGCTCTCTGTTTGATGATCTCGATCCACATGTTCAGGTCCGAGAGTGTGCCATCCTTGTCGAAGATCACTAATTTTATCTTTTCCGGGTCGATGTAAACAATACCTTTTTCATGATGAGCTGCACTATGTGTCATTACAACCTTTCTATTGCCTGAAGAATATCCATTAAGTTGACGTCATCGAGTTTTCTGTTTTTTCCGATAAGTATTGCAAGCTGTGCAAGAAATTGCTCAACAGTCATGTCTGCATATTTATCAAGGATCAGGTATGATATATCAGAGGTACTCCCTTTTAGGATGTCGTCGAGTTCTTCTTTCTGCTCTGTTTTCTTTGGTTTTTTTTCCGGTTTGGGCTCTGGCTCTTCAACTTCTTTTTCTTCTTCCTTCGGAATATTGAAGACATCCTTTTCATTGTCACTCATAACGAACGACCCGATTGCAGCACGATCTTTTTTACTTTTGGAGCTGATGATCTCTTCGAGATAGCTTATCTTTTTATCATAGAATTCATCGTGCTTTTTCTCGTTCAACTTCTTATACATAATGAGTGCCATTGCGTAGTTGCCCTGTTCTTCATACATTTTCGCAAGAGCCGGTGAAGCTGCGACATCCTGAAATTCCATATTACACCTCAATGTCGTTTTTGATCGTATCAAAGGTACCTTGCCCGATCCCTTTGACATTCATGATATCTTCTATGGTTTGAAAAGAGCCATGTTCATTTCTATAGTCAATAATTGCTTGTGCTTTTGTTTTACCGATCCCTTTTAAGGTCTGGAGCTGCTCAACAGTAGCAATGTTTATATTTAACTTTTGACCATCCATTAAGGATTCTTCAGAAAAAGACGTTTGAGTATCCTCAGCAACGTATGCATAAACTTCTGCTGAATCACCGATCATTTCGAGGTAGGG encodes:
- a CDS encoding Gfo/Idh/MocA family oxidoreductase gives rise to the protein MQDKPRVAVIGSGSWGFNHVRTFYNLPTCELVGVSDFSEKNLKRVKTQFPEVRTTTKYTDFTHSDEIDAVVIPSSAETHYEIAKNALLHGKHCLVEKPITLDIDEAQELVNLAQEKDLVLMVGHLLLYHGAVVYLKKLVDEKAIGDMLYLYSQRVNLGKVRSNENALWSFAPHDISIMLYLIDSKPVRVSATGQSFLQKKNNIHDVVFFTIYFENGTIATGQVSWLDPHKIRKFTIVGSEKMVTFDDMEVREKIRIYDKGVDASDVSYDSFAESLSIHDGDISIPKITLTEPLKREDGHFIDCIINKKKPLTDGQNGLDVLKVLVAAQTSLENYGEPQELA
- a CDS encoding T9SS type A sorting domain-containing protein, which encodes MLIKTYLLVVISCLLVAQLYSFAGGDGSASDPWQIATASHLNEVRNYLGTTHADKHFILINDIDLDISPYNVDPGWEPIGNASNQFTGNFNGCNYRVENLFSNRPDNWYIGLFGYVGSSAQITGLILTGVDVTGYSMVGGVAGFQKGAISSCSISGSITAESRVGGLTGRNEGTIDNCSSSGTITATTGNNAGGLVGRHYAGSITYSFSSCQVLGYGNNSFGGLVGWNESTIDHCHAAGDVDGYLYTGGLVGRNYDGTISYSYATGNVTSTTNCTGGLVGSNGGLPGMDDPIIQYCYATGDVDGDGSVGGLAGENLNLISNSYATGSVHGTNSVAYQKGIGGLVGEQGEDAIVEYSYSVGNVSGNSPTGGLIGYNNRGIVQYGFWNIETSSQSSSAGGVGLTTNQMIQKDSFTNWNFVDTWILEENVTYPYLISIPQNPPPSPFLPAPTGLTVDPITGLFSWNEPDYSGIVLLHYDVYLDGSYVASTGDLFYLYEDLVNGQQYIAGVKAIYDEGESAIISIQFTYQGVGVSNNDLQNFEFLSCFPNPYSHGTTIHFYQKDGSSCTLTIFNQKGQKVRTLLQNEFVQNEFSIFWDGKDDYRNDLENGIYFYKLQYDDNQSFGKMVMIK
- a CDS encoding tetratricopeptide repeat protein; this encodes MKTYFGILQPKRCQLCKKHKATRTCPKTHKKICFHCCNEIRIKMDCPSDCKYALKSTHEKKNLQLNNYSESITEQQELLDLHLNEWLKTENPSFDNKTPRAYAETEQGKKKIDKFLKNHEQALKGHLTYNFVRQELGIPQIKKTIETHEDIAQKFLEYVINYDHEKSLRLLVHHDIYKGDVLVQNYLKRNLGLKAFKAIKEYDLVRSALSKEQDQAIVEFEINGKYPLSLVLQRINGNWFIKEKVFGESGMVLSESEFIQRIAYNYAQQHFDKAYNDLKKYLEVFPDSADLHYYFGIYYSTKGKIEKAKEHFFHAMELDPEFIEAKYNYAFLFQAEGNIEKCRELYEEILEKKEEKKTLNNLAVIYEQDGQLDQAIVLLKKALELDPNFELAQKNLERINEKKKTAQNTSESSATLPSE
- a CDS encoding radical SAM protein, which produces MRKKKLLKTLPKVAQHFLQNKPINSVTEIKITRLCNQRCRQCNIHEDLTGNPYMSLSEYMLVLRRLKKYGSLVGMISGGEPLLHPDIIEILKHAQKTFPLSVSLVTGLYFDYEKISDVIDFCLKNGINIQTSLDGLEETGSYLRGVENHPAIILSNMKKITERKKEFNSSSFTYVNCVLSAKNLHQVPEIIEASKDAGWEVTVGVYHSLLDTTKEDDEMKITDAEALHNTIDFLTDNPSILNLNSFIEGIPRILDNDFPDFCPFVDGKRTATRLTIMHNGEVHLCKGDAVGNLLDQDLENIMENDQYRRTLEEYSTCDGCWSSCYTQKYLLFHPQNFSQVLAHGRKLFNLKGAAKER
- a CDS encoding N-acetyltransferase — encoded protein: MNNYISEKATIGKDTKIGLNVIIEDNVIIGDNCLIGHNIIIHEGSKIGSGVRIDDGTIVGKEPLFSPRSIFKKKTFDPAQIGDDCLIGVNVVIYVGCVIGDKNLIADFSTIRENVKVGDINIIGRNVTIENFVNIGSRCKFETNVYITAYSEVGDYCFVAPCVATSNDNYMARDKERYNHFKGVTLKTGARIGVNATILPGKIIEEDGMVAAGSVVSKNVPKEKVVLGHPAKVIRDVDEKQLLKNNLDK
- a CDS encoding NAD+ synthase — protein: MRNIDLNSEKDKIITFIKTYFKNAGFSKGIIGLSGGVDSSLVAYLAVEALGRENMIGVLMPYKTSRNDSFDDGKLVAENLGMKYYVREITPMVDAYFETYEPEADRLRKGNMKARMRMSTLYDLAAKEHALVLGTGNKTELLFGYVTQYGDGACALEPLGCLYKSEVWKLAEMMGVPKNIIQKSPTADLWEGQTDEEELGLSYKDADEILYALYEKKLSLNQLLSQGFTEEQIQHVKSIVKRNRFKQSIPPNPETYQTV
- a CDS encoding HAD family hydrolase, which encodes MTHSAAHHEKGIVYIDPEKIKLVIFDKDGTLSDLNMWIEIIKQRARLLGKHFDLTQEKVNEIIRSMGADPFSTNILDVAILTDSRPITEKKVIMKLVDFGFDRPTAYQATHKIFGEVDSIVDLREIAMPLGDIHGLFKSLKDNKIKIAVATSDLAVRCEKIMEAFNALEYIDAISGADSTKNDKPAPDMVHYVCELLNETPEHTAVIGDSTLDMDMAKNAGCTLTIAVLTGKDGAELLEPASDFVVNSIDDIKVM
- a CDS encoding inositol monophosphatase produces the protein MKSYLDIAIEAARKGSEIIKENFHKKKEIDYKGRINLVTNVDKEAEAVVIETISKYYPKHNILTEETKHKQDNNQSYRWVIDPLDGTTNYVHGFPFVCVSIALQKDDESILGVVYNPILDELFYAEKGKGSFRNDQTISVSYNADFSKSLLATGFPYDMYNEERNNIRYFSKMIKQCRGIRRPGAAALDMCYVACGIFDGYWELELFPWDTAAGLIIVEEAGGKVTTFDGLQFSIFDKEIVASNGKVHKEMLKGISLSS
- a CDS encoding DegT/DnrJ/EryC1/StrS family aminotransferase, translating into MKVPMLDLNAQYEPMKEDVLNAMKDVFESKRFINGPQIKELEEKLAEYCHCKHAIGVTSGTDALLISLMAFDIGEGDEVITTPFTFFATAGSVFRTGAKPVFVDIDPKTYNIDPDLIEAKVTEKTKAIMPVHLFGQCAEMDRINEIAKKHNLFVIEDAAQAIGSEYKGKRAGSLGDVGCFSFFPSKNLGCCGDGGLVTTNDDELAEKIRILRQHGSKPKYYHKIIGGNFRIDTIQATVLLEKFPYLEEWHKGRQKNANYYNEHLKDVIITPYVESYNKMIYNQYTIRTLKRDELQNKLDEANVGNAIYYPVPLHLQECFAFLGYKEGDLPESEKAADEVISIPIYPELTKEQKDYVISVVKEI